AGGCGCAATGCATAGGACAGTAATGGTGAACTAATGTACTATGATGATGGATTGATGGGTTTGGTAGAAGGCATAGAGAGGAATAAGATCTAAGACTCGAGACAGGCTCCAAGTTGTGATATTAAcgtctactccctccgtccgtaaAGAGTGtgcactatttccttttttgtccgtctccaaagagtatgaactttcaATTGTGGAAACTCTTTTATctttaatgaagtgtgactcattctccactaacaatacttaaaaaactTTGTctatctatctctcttactttatcaataatgcattaaaatgtGTACTGAACTcaaagttcatactctttagggacggagggaggaggattatataaaaaacttgatatatattttttatatttataagatGTGTGGTTCGCAGGAGAATCATAAATACCATTACAAGAGAAATGGAAAACAGAAAGGCAATAATGAATATTATTATGTCGGtggaaattagaaaaataaaagttaaaaccaaTAAGAGTTAATTCAACTTACATTTACCTTGGATTGGACCTAAATAGATctacacacacgcacacatcTTAGAGCATCTGTATCTATTTTATATCTAATCATTTATGCTCACTAATCACCTGTCTTTACATCTGCCCCaaatcattttctctctccgaTCTCCCTTTTTCAGCCTCAACTACACATGcatataaacaaaacaaatacataCACAAATTTAGCATCAACTACTTTCACTTCGCTGCTTTGACCAAATCAAGAATCCTCTTTCAGGTTCTTCTTTCTTGCTGCTTCATATATGGGGCTTTATTCAGATTTTTGTGGATGAAATGGgtttctctttatcttttataTCCTGATAATGGGTCTCCCTTGATTTTGTCTTGGGGATAAGGaagggtttttttttgttttctggTTTGTGACATTGACTTTGATGACTTAGTATACATGCTAATCTTAGGTGAATTGCTGAGTTGAAACATCAAAAAGAGGGACTTTTTTGGGTTGTGTTGCGGTAAAGTAGGGATTTTTTCGATTCTGAAAATGTTGATTTTGGTGACTCGGAGTTGACCAAGATTTGGATTTTTGGTGAAAGTAACTTTCTCGAGATTCATCTTGTTGTCAATTCGCTTACAATTTCACTTGTGGATAGTGATTTGTGTCAAAGCAAATGGAAATGCAGTTTCCCCATTTCTGTTAACTGTGTTTTTGTCTGTGTGATACTATTACTTCCTTGCTTTCATTAAATAGCTGAACGACTTGGAATATGATTGCTgagcttttttttattgagaaaCAGGATTTCTTAGCTTTGCCTTGCGGAATGTCTGTTCTTTTACCTGCAATACTTTGATTTGACTCATTTTTACTTTCTAAATATTTGACGTTTGAATGAGTTCATGGCAGCTGTTCGTGCTCAAACAAATCCTTGAAATTGTTAGCATTGTATTATGCTGCATCTGTTCAAATGCATGTTATGCTATTGATTTCTGAGAATTTAGTCTTGTAACCATGAATTTCTGATTCAAGGTAGAGACCTTTCTATGTTTGCAGATTGTAATTTGAAGACACTCAAATTTGACACTTGTACGAAGCATTACGTAAATGCATAGTGGATGTCTGGTGTCCTAGCTTTTGAGGAACGGAGTAGTAGTTTTTGCTAGTGGAAGATTGAAATTTCGTTTTTGtctgtatttaataaattaaaactgcTGTATTGGAATGGGATCCAGCTGTTCAAAGGTGACCTTGTGTTGTTTTAGTTCAGAGCATAACGGACCTGTTCATGAAGCCAATAATACTGGTTTGTCCAAATAACTCTTTTTTATTGTACTTTAATTTCATGACCAAACACCAACTTAATTTTTATGACTATGATGCAGAAAACGAGGAGAAAAGTGAAATTGGCGATTTACCTACATTTCGTGAATTTTCTGTCGAGCAACTTAGGACGGCTACATCTGGGTTTGCAGTAGAGAACATAGTTTCTGAACATGGGGAGAAAGCTCCAAATGTGGTTTATAAGGGGAAGTTGGATAATCAGAGGCGGATAGCTGTCAAACGTTTTAATAGGTCTGCTTGGCCAGATGCACGTCAGTTCATGGTGAGGATGGACTTCATCTTAATGGAGTTCTCTATTTATGCTGCTCATTTTAGCTGATCGGCGAATCTATACCCTTTTGTGTGCTTAACTTGTCTCAGTGTTATGTTATACTTTGCCTAAATTTTGTGAGGAACTATCCTTTGATTTCCTAGAgtttcataggattagatgtGGATTGTAACAGTTTCTTTAAActgtagtataatattttgattggtTGGAACTAATTCTGACTAAGGCATGAAGGTTCTTTTTATAACTTCAGGAGATATTTAAACCTTTAATAGCAAAAAGTTTCGTTTGGTTGATCACTTCGAATGAACATTACTTTATAAACTTCAGGAAGAAGCAAAAGCTGTTGGCCAGCTTAGGAACCACAGATTGGCCAATTTGCTTGGCTGCTGCTGTGAAGGGGATGAGAGGTTACTGGTTGCTGAATTTATGCCCAATGAAACTCTTGCGAAACATCTATTTCACTGTGAGTCCATTTTGATTGATGTTAAAATGCTTCTGCAATTGTTAGGAAGAGTTACCCCAGAAAGTGTGATTTACAGCTTTGGAACGCTTTTGCTTGACCTTCTAAGTGGAAAACACATCCCACCAAGTCATGTAAGtattttgacttttaaatatcaattccttaaatcatgtgcccaaaagagtGAGTCAAACttcggacggagggagtactattttttgaAATCACTTTATGAGACATTTTCTAGTAATCTAGTTTATGGAAAAGAAAAGTTCTGTTGTCACATTTGAGCCCAAGAGCCAGGACCATGTCATCTTGTATTTGCAGTATAGTCCTAAATTGCAACAATCACCTGCTGAATGGTTAGagttaaaaacttaaaattatcCTATCAGGGTTTGTGAAATTTATACTTTTAGGAACCACATATGTACTAGTACATTAAAGTCCCAGAAAGGTTATTCCAGAATCCAGAATTGGATTTGGATTGAGGGAAACATTGCCAGTTGAAACATAAACATTCACAATGTGGAACTGTGAAAGGGTTTCTTGTAATTTATGAAATGTGCACTTGTGGTCCCTTGAACAAAAAATGTAACCATAAAATATACTGTAGATTGCAAAAATAACCCATCAGAATTATCACAAAGGAATGGGGAAGATTACCATCATTGCCACTCCCTTCTTTTTATGTAAATCAACAAGTCTGGAAGGTTGTTTTTTGCTATCTATCTGTACATTTTATGTTACATATTTTGCATAGAAGAGCATGAAAATCAAAAGTTTTCCTGCTTAGCTGCATTTTTTGACTGCTaaagtaattaattgttttcCACGTGCAGCTTTCATTCCAGATGTGGACAAATCAAATGCAGGATACATTGAACTCAAAGAAAAAGGGCGATGTGGCTTTCCGACATAAAGATTTTAGGGTTTCCATTGAATGTTTTACACAGGTTAGAACTTGCATTTCCTTTCATCAACTGTCATTTGCTTATCTCTCAATTTGGGAAAAACTCATTCAGAAAACTTTTATATCTATGGCATTTTAGCATTGCCCAACTGTTTTATGACGAGTCATATCTCCTATTCCTGGTGTCATTTGTGCAGTTTATTGAGGTTGGAACAATGGTCTCCCCAACTGTTTATGCTCGCCGAAGTTTGTCATATCTCATGAGTGATGTGCCCGAGGAGGCCCTCAATGATGCTGTGCAAGCACAAGTTATATCTCCTGTTTGGCATATAGCTTCGTATTTGCAGGCTGCTGCTCTTTTTGCTTTAGGAAGGGAGAACGAGGCCCAAATTGCACTCAGAGAAGGTTCCATACTCGAAGAGAAGAGAAACGTAACATCCTGAGTGACAGGATACAGCGTGCAGGGATTTTCTGGCGCTGAGAGATGTGTATAAATGACGAGGAGGATCATGGTTCAGGGACAGACAGCATCATCAAAGTCAGAGCAACTCATAAGAACGTAATGTTATCGTTGTTGGAAGTATCTTTCTCTTCATGATGGATGGGCTGTTTCCTTGGGATTGATGCATCAAATGCTTTCGCTTTGTGCAGTGAGTTTGGCTTTGCAGAATCAAGGAAAATATGAGTTGGGGCAGTGAAAAGGGATGAATGGATCACTATGTTGATAAAGAGACCtgtttttcttatttgtattttgtcactcatttcttgtttgttggtttttagataattttatttgcttcaTTCAGTATATTGTTTGTATTTGGCATTGTTTCAAATGAATGCTTGAATTGGGTTGAAAATAAGTTGAGCCCCTGATCTGTTTATACTCTTATTCTAAAcaacaattttctttaaattaatatattctgATGTCTATTGTGCTTTAAGCCATCTGACAACCTCGTGTTTTTTGTCACACTAATTGGAAGTTCATCATTCTTTATAAGTCTCTGTATGGAAGTTCATCATCCTAACTGTCATTAATTCTGCTAAACTATTGTTCAAAGTGTGTGGTGAAAGATAATTGAATGAGTTACAAACATTGTTTACCAAATTATCCACATTTACTGGTATATTATCATCCTGCAGTGATTGAATTGCCTAGAAAATCCTAAATTCAACACATTTGTGCTTCATTATGAATCCATTTGATGAGGCAGCTTCTAGCTTCTATGAATCCATTAGTTGTTCTCCAATGCGATGCACGTTTGGCAGTATGAAAGCATGCGTGGATTTAGGGGTGACAAATCTTTTGGGTTGGGTCGTTATCGCGTGAACCTGATAACGACCAAACCCAATAAGGTTTAAACCCGAAGTCAATCCCAACACGAACTCGACCTGCTATTTTCATACCCGAACAAGACCCGCACCCAACACGATCTCGTTAACGATACGATATAATATTGGTTACACGACAAGACAACGTCCTGGACTTGATATTATACGATTACGCCTAATGATTTAAATCcgaattttgagaaaataaagaattgaagtaaagcataatttatttttaaaacaataaaaattgtactgtaatcatattatttcttaactaTTTATCTATATCCAACTTAACTCCATCCGAAATAATCGGCTCAGGTCAATCCGATGAGTATACGACGCAATAAGGTTTGGTCTAaatccattaatttcgtgcgaATTCATATTAGGTAATTGTGTCGTGTAAAAAGTTGTCAGTTCTACGTAGAAAATTGGAGAGAATTTGCAGAGAATTCTTCAATCTCTCAACATCTTCACTTCCAAAAATTTTTGTGGGACGCAGGTTCTacctttatttattgattttataataagaaGTGATTGAAATAAGTCGGTGGAACGAGAGGTTTGTATATTAAAAGTAGTTAATGTGAAATAAGCCATTGATTTGAGGGGAAAAAATAGGTAGTCCTACTTTGTAAATCTGTGGTAAAAAGAAATCTATTATGACTCTGGGAGTACACAAAATAAGCAGTAATGAATAAATTAGGAAGATATAATcacaaaaaacataaatcacCACCATTATTCGTGGATTCAAGCATATACACGCACACGAAAATGAAAACCAGAATCAAATTAAGCAGCAATATTGAAGCAAAGAAACGAAAGCAAAGGGTGTGAATGTGAATGATGAATCAATCAATTTCCAATAGCATCCTCTTCCTGTTCCACATCATCATCCTCATAGTCCTGCTGCTCATTATCAGCATTCGCATCCTGATACTGCTGATACTCCGACACCAGATCATTCATGTTGCTCTCCGCCTCCGTGAACTCCATCTCGTCCATCCCCTCCCCCGTGTACCAATGCAGGAACGCCTTCCTCCTGAACATCACCGTGAACTGCTCCGACACGCGCCGGAACATCTCCTGTATCGACGTCGAGTTCCCCACGAACGTCGACGACATCGCCAGCCCCGTCGGAGGCACGTCGCACACGCTCGACTTCACGTTGTTCGGGATCCACTCCACGAAGTAGGACGAGTTCTTGTTCTGCACGTTTATCATCTGCTCGTCCACCTCCTTCGTGCTCATCTTCCCCCGGAACATGGCCGACGCCGTTAGGTAGCGCCCGTGCCGCGGGTCCGCCGCGCACATCATGTTCTTCGCGTCCCACATCTGCTGCGTCAGCTCCGGGATCGTCAGCGCCCGGTACTGCTGGGACCCGCGCGACGTCAGTGGCGCGAATCCCACCATGAAGAAGTGGAGCCGCGGGAACGGGATCAGGTTCACCGCTAGCTTCCGGAGGTCGGAGTTCAGCTGCCCCGGGAACCGGAGGCAGCATGTCACCCCGCTCATCGTTGTCGAGATCAGGTGGTTCAGATCGCCAACTGTgtagtgaaatgtgtgtaatgATTTAGTAGAGTGTGAGGTCcagttatttaaaataaaataaaaaggtaaatgaaaCTTTAAAAAACAGACACTTTGACTTGGTCTTAGGGAATGGAGACTTACAGCTTGGGTTTGTGAGTTTGAGGGTGCGGAAGCAGATGTCGTAGAGGGCCTCGTTGTCGAGGACCATGCACTCGTCGGCGTTCTCGACTAGCTGGTGGACGGAGAGGGTGGCGTTGTAGGGCTCCACCACTGTGTCGGAGACCTTGGGCGAGGGGAACACGGAGAATGTCAGCATCATGCGGTCCGGGTACTCTTCTCGGATCTTTGAGATGAGGAGAGTCCCCATCCCGGACCCTGTGCCGCCTCCCAACGAGTGGCATATCTGAAATCCTGCAATCGTTTAACAAGTTTCAATAATACTACCTTTGTCACTCATTAGTTGAGGCATTTGTTTTCGGCACGAGACTTAAGAAAGTGAGACagttaaatagagagagagatttttaccaaaaaagaaaattgagttaCTTATAAGGaaggttaaaaaaaaaaaaattggttaacAAGTAGTAACAAAGgaaatactagtaaaataCCCGATGTAACACAATTTGTAAATTCTTTGGTGATAGAATATGAAAATGTAAACAATTGGCAAATTGTGAACATGCTTTGAGTAATAGTGAAATACAAAATGTAACATACCTTGCAAGCAGTCGCAGTTCTCAGCTTCTTTACGGACAACATCGAGAACGGAGTCGATGAGCTCGGCTCCCTCGGTGTAGTGGCCCTTGGCCCAATTATTACCGGCCCCATTCTGGCCGAAGACGAAGTTATCGGGACGGAAAATCTTGCCGTAAGGACCGGTCCTGAGGCTGTCCATGGTGCCAGGTTCGAGGTCCATCAACACCGCCCGAGGCACGTACCTCCCTCCGCTAGCCTCATTGTAGTAAACATTGACCCTCTCGAGCTCATTTTTCGACGTCCCCACGTAGTTTCCGAGCTCGTTGATGCCGTGCTCTGCGCACACCACTTCCCAAAACTTGCCACCAATTTGGTTGCCACATTGGCCTGCTTGAATGTGAAgaatttctctcatttttctctctttgtgTAAATGCAATGTTTGTGTGTCTTTGGTGGATGgaaaccaaattaattaatagggTGTGGAGATGATTATAGTATGCATGATTGAgacattgatatttatttttcatatatgaATATGAGATAAGGTTAGAAGCAATAATTTCATGTGGGCTTGTTTTTCAGCCACCATCAAAGATTCTGAGCTGGAAGGGAAGGAGACAAGGCAACTAACTGCATCATCATATCTCATGTGGGCTGCATAAAATTCCAAGATCATCCCAACTATCTCTTTCTTCCTATAGTCCCATTAAAGACCTTGTctaaatatatacattcaaTCAACCATTTATGGCACCCACCATTTTCACGATATTTGTATggtgaaa
The genomic region above belongs to Salvia hispanica cultivar TCC Black 2014 chromosome 3, UniMelb_Shisp_WGS_1.0, whole genome shotgun sequence and contains:
- the LOC125210227 gene encoding serine/threonine-protein kinase BSK7-like encodes the protein MGSSCSKVTLCCFSSEHNGPVHEANNTENEEKSEIGDLPTFREFSVEQLRTATSGFAVENIVSEHGEKAPNVVYKGKLDNQRRIAVKRFNRSAWPDARQFMEEAKAVGQLRNHRLANLLGCCCEGDERLLVAEFMPNETLAKHLFHCESILIDVKMLLQLLGRVTPESVIYSFGTLLLDLLSGKHIPPSHIVFHVQLSFQMWTNQMQDTLNSKKKGDVAFRHKDFRVSIECFTQFIEVGTMVSPTVYARRSLSYLMSDVPEEALNDAVQAQVISPVWHIASYLQAAALFALGRENEAQIALREGSILEEKRNVTS
- the LOC125214316 gene encoding tubulin beta chain-like, producing the protein MREILHIQAGQCGNQIGGKFWEVVCAEHGINELGNYVGTSKNELERVNVYYNEASGGRYVPRAVLMDLEPGTMDSLRTGPYGKIFRPDNFVFGQNGAGNNWAKGHYTEGAELIDSVLDVVRKEAENCDCLQGFQICHSLGGGTGSGMGTLLISKIREEYPDRMMLTFSVFPSPKVSDTVVEPYNATLSVHQLVENADECMVLDNEALYDICFRTLKLTNPSFGDLNHLISTTMSGVTCCLRFPGQLNSDLRKLAVNLIPFPRLHFFMVGFAPLTSRGSQQYRALTIPELTQQMWDAKNMMCAADPRHGRYLTASAMFRGKMSTKEVDEQMINVQNKNSSYFVEWIPNNVKSSVCDVPPTGLAMSSTFVGNSTSIQEMFRRVSEQFTVMFRRKAFLHWYTGEGMDEMEFTEAESNMNDLVSEYQQYQDANADNEQQDYEDDDVEQEEDAIGN